TGAATAATTATCCAAAAACATCTCTGCAGAATTATGTAAAAAATTAGGATTCTCGCGGCGGTAGTCCAGGTAGACCCCCAGGACTCCGCGGTTCCCCACGTCAGTGGTTATAAGGTGGGCTATCATCGCTCATTCCTCTTCGTAGACGACGATCCTAACCTTTCTGCCCTTAACGGCCTCCTTAAGCTTCCACCACAGCTCCGTCGGCTCCTCGCTCCTGTGCGTCAGCTCATGGCCGTTCTCCATTCTGACCTTTTTCTCTTCATACTTCACAAAAACACCGCTTTCATTGAATATCTCCTTCATTCCACTCCCCCCAGGATTTTCCTAAGCTCGTGAAGGGTTCTTATTTCATAGTCTGCCATGTGATAGCCGGGTTCTCCATCGCGGTTTATCCAAACGGCTGTCATCCCAACGTTCTTCGCGCCGTAAACGTCCTGGCTGAGGGAATCGCCGACCATTAAAGCCTCCTCCGGCTCAACCCCTGCATTCTCCAGGGCGTGGAGGAAGATCTTTGGTTCGGGCTTTATCGCCTTTACATCATCCCTCGTGACGATTACATCGAAGTAGCCGCTCAAACCAGTGAGTTCAAGCTTGAGCCTCTGATAGGCAGGCCCGCTGGTGATGACGCCGAGTTTGTAGCCCTCACCCTTGAGCCACTCGAGGGTCGGAAGGGTGTCTGGGTAAACATGAATCTTGTGGGGGTAGCGCTTCATCAGTTCAGAGTAGTCCATGTCAAGGTCGAAGAGCTTGAAGAAGAAGTTCCAGTCGTGCCAGTCGTAGGTGTCCCTCCTGCCGAATATCTCCCTTAGAAAGCGCTCCCTGGCACTCTCCCTGTCGATTCCGAGCTTCTTTGAGAGTTTCTCGTAGACCTGGGGCAGGAACAGCTCTATGAGTGGCATTTCGGTTAGCAGGGTTCCGTCTATGTCGAAGAACACCGCCTTCATGCTATCACCACTTCCTGACCAGTAGGGAGAGTATCTCAACCTCCCTGTCGAGGTTCTCGTCGATTATGACGCCCCAGATTATGTCCTTTTCGGAGAGTATCTCCTGGAAGTTCTTAAGTATTCTGTGGGCGTTCATGAGGGGGAACTCGTTGCCCACAAGTATGCCTATAAGCCCGCGCTCCCAGATCCCCCAGTGCCAGTTAAAGTCCACCTTGCGGAGAAGGCGGAGGATCCCAACGTTTCCGCCCTTTATCATGTTGAAGAGGTCTGCGTAGTCTATGTTCACCAGCATCTGATTCTCCAAGTAGTAGTGCAGGCGGGAGAACATCTCCGCTATGTGCCGCGAGGCGGCGTAAAACGCCGTGGCAAGGGGCTCGTCAGGCCCCCTGAAAAATTCCCAAAGGGAGTCGTAGAAGACAGTCTCAAACTGTTCAGCCCAGGGGGGCTTTTTTTCCGTAACCAGCTCCCTCTTGGGTGTGAGCACGTAGGCGAGGTTTATTGTGTCGGAAGGGACACTGTCAAGTATTATCTCGCGAACCAGGTGGTTTGCCTCCTTATCTTCAAATATGAGCCACAGAAACGTGTTCTCCGGAAGGCGGGAGAAGAAGTCCCTGAGCTTCTTCTCATGGGCTTGAGCACGGGGCATGAGAAGATACGCGGGGTTAACGGTCACCCTAACCGTCCCGTCGGCATGTATGTTGTTCACGATTCTAGCACCCGCGTTCCCGATTCCAACAAAAAGGTGGGTAAAAGATTGCATAGCCACCCCTAAAAGGAAAAGGGTGGCCGGTTCATATCCTTTTCGGTTCCTCACTCCAGAGTGGCGTGCTTCCTCTTCATGTCCTTCTCGGTCTTCTGGAAGGTGGCCATTAGGAGAGCTATAACGCCGTCGAGGAATATCATCGTTGAGTCCTCGAAGAGCGTTCCCATCGGGGCTATCCACTTGTACTTGGTGAGCATCTGGCGGGCTATGTAGTCGGTCGGAACGTCGCTCTTAGTTCTTCCCGGTATCTCAAGGACGACATCGGCGAGCTTTCCAAGGGTGGAATTGGCGTAGGACGTTATTGCGACAACCTTTCCGCCCTGGGCCCTTGCTATCTGAGCAGCGTCGACGATGCTCTTGGTTTCTCCGGAACCGCTGATGGCTATTAGGAGGTCCCCCTGCTCGAATGCCGGCGTTATCGTCTCACCGACGACGTAGACGTTGAAGTCGAGGTGCATGAGCCTCATGGCGAAGGCCTTTCCAACGAGGCCGCTCCTTCCTGCACCGTAGATGAATATCTTGTTCGCCCCTATCATGGCGTCAACGAAGCCGCGAACCTGCTCCAGCTTGAGGCTCTCCGCAACCCCGTTTATGTGCTCGGTTATGTCGGTCATGGCCTTCCTTATCGTCATCATATACTCGCCCCAGAAGAGGTCTATTATCTTCCTCGTAACGTCCTCCGGATCCTCGGCCTTCGTTATGGCGCCGCCTACGATTATTATGGTGGCACCGAGCTCTACCACCTTCGGAATGGTCTGGAGGTTGAGGCCGCCCGCAACTGCAACGGGAACCTTGACGGCCTTGACGACCTTCTCAAGGTCTTCGAGCGGGCTCTTCCCCTGGACCTGCTCGTCTATACCGGTGTGGACGAGTATGTAGTGAACGCCCATCTTCTCGAGTTCCTTGGCGCGCTTCACCTTGTCCTTGACGCCTATGAGGTCGACCATGACCCTTATCCCGTAGCGTCTGGCGACTTCAACCGCGTCCATTATGGTTTTGTCGTCGGCAACGCCGAGGATGGAGACGACGTCCGCGCCGTGCCTCGCCGCCATCTCGACTTCGAGGGCCCCGGTGTCCATGGTCTTTAGATCGGCGACGATTTTCCTGTCCGGGAAGCGCCTCTTCATGAGTTCGACGGCGCGCATTCCCTCCTTCTTGATGAGTGGAGTTCCGACCTCAAGCCAGTGGGCACCGCCGCGTGCGGCTTTCTCGGCAATAGAAATGGCCTGTTCAATGTCAGTAAGGTCAAGGGCAACTTGAAGTATCATCTCCTCGCCTCCGAAGAGTTTTCGATTTAAGCTTGCAGTGCTACTTTTTAAACTTTGGCTTCCTGAATTGACACAAAAATGTCCAAGTCCTTCGCCAAGGTTTAAAAGAGATTGGGACAACTCACGCCGGTGGAATCAAATGGTAACGTTCATTCCCTTCGGCGAGAAGCCCAACCGCGACGGCGTTCTCTACGTTCTCCAGTTCCTGAAGAGGAACAAGCTCATAGAGGACTACATGATAGTGGAGTCCAGCCGGGTTGAGCTGTTGCCCGATAGGATACCCCAGGACCGTGCATACATAATAGGCGAGCACCTCGCCACATACGGCATCGTGGAAAAACTCAGACCGAACTCACTCCTCAGCATAGACGCCCACACTGATCTGATGCACGACTACCTCGACCACGGCTCCTGGCTGGCCTACGCCCTCAAAGAAAGGCTGGTAAACAGGGCCGTGGTTCTGGCGCCTGTTCTCATGATACCCACCACGGAGAGAACCCAGCTATGGACGAGGCGTGTCAAGATCTTCCCGGCCCTGCTGAGAAGCAGGAAGGTCCGCGGGAAGTGGAGGGCTTACAAGAACCTCCAGACGAACGATTTGCTTGAGATACTCGACGAGACGAAGAAGTACCTCGGAAGGGAGATATACCTGACCGTCGACCTCGACGTCCTCCGGCCGGAGTACAAGATAGCCCGCTTCCAGCACGGTGAACTGACGCTCGAGGAGCTTCTGGAGATCCTGGAAGAGGTCAAGAAGAACTTTAAAATAAGTGCCTTTGACATAGCAGAGGTCTCGGACAGGATTAGACGCTCAAAGCTCGGGAAAAAGGCCTTTGCTGAAGTCTTCCAGCTCCTAACGGGGTGATTCCATGAAGGGCCCAACCGAGTGGGAGATGCGGAACATCATAATGCCCCTCCTGCTCTCCGGCGCGAAGATGCTCGACAGACACTGCCCCAAGTGCGGCTCGCCCCTCTTTGAGAAGGACGGCAGGGTTTTCTGCCCCGTCTGCGAGCACAGGGCGAAGCAGGAAAAGAGCGAGATGAGGGGCGTCGAGGAGAGGCTGAAGGAGAAACTCTCCGAGCTAGCAAACTCCCTGCCGGATGATATCGACGAACTGGAGAAACACTTAAGGGCAATGGAGAAGATAATAGAACTGCTGGAGCGCTACAGAAAACTGGAGGGAGGAGAATGAAGAACGTGAAGGTGCTGGAGGCCCTTAACGACGGCCCGAAGACCATCGAGGAGATAGCCGAGAAAACGGGCATAAAGCCTATGGAGGTAAGGCGCTACCTGCTCCGCTTCGTCGAGCAGGGGAAGGTTGAGAGCTATCAGAAGGAAGGCAAGCTCTTCTGGAAGATCAAGGAGAAGAGCGAGGAAGAAGAGGAGTTTAAGTACGTCTGAACTCTTTTGGAGACTGCGTAACCGGTTTTTACCCCTAATTTTTGTTTGTATTGTTGCAATCTTGACAGGTAGAAGGTCAATAGCTTTTTTGTATTCAAGTTGCAGAGGCTGGCGATACTAACTTGTCTCCTCTGCGATCGCTGGTCGTCAACTGGACCCAGTTTCCAGTCTATTTCACACTCAGGAAGGGCAATCTGACGAAGAACAGCATCCTCTTCTACATCAACACGACCGACACGATAAACGGCTTCTGGTTTCCCGATGACGTTAAAATCGTCAACGTAACTGCATGCAAGGCCAGTACGAATACATCCCCCAGTACGGCAGGGGGACTAACTGGCTGCCGCAGTACCTCTGTGAGAAGAGTAAACCGCTAAAATAGTGGGAGAAAAATCAGGCCTTCTTGGCCTTCTCCCAGTACTCGTTGAACTTGGCCTCGAACAGGGCCTTCACCCTGAAGTCCTTGATCCATATCTGGGTCTCGTAGTTGAAGTACCTTGCTGCCATGTCCTCGAGGGCGAAGAAGACCTCGTCGTCGCAGATGAGCATCGGGAGCTCGAACTTGTCGAGGACCTTGAGCTCGAGCTTGCCCTTCTTGTAGTAGTCCATTATCTTAGACGTGCCGAGCCTCTGGAGGACGTTCGGGGTAACGATTATCTTGGCCTTGGCACCGTTGTCTATCGCCTTGATGAGGTCGCTCTCAAGGTTTATGGCGATGTAGCCGTCGTCCGCTAAGAGAATCTGCTCCTTGACTTCCTCGAACATCTCCTTGGTCTTGAGGGTGGCGTTCCTTATGCCCCTGACAACCCAGACCTTCTCGACGCCGTACTTGGGAATCTCGGTCTCAATGAGGGGCCTCATGAGCTGGAGGAGCTCTTCCTTCGCCTTCTTCTTGGCCTCAAGCTCCTCCTTGACGCGCTCCTGCCACTCCTCGATGAACTTCTCGAGGATGTTCTCCGGGTGGACGGGCCTGTACTTGTTGACCTTGCCTGGCTGGCTTATGGCGAAGCCCTTCTTCTCAAGGCTCCTGAGAACGTCGTAGGTTCTCGGTGCCGGAACCTCCGAGACGCTGGCAAGCTCGGCCGGTGTCAGAACTCCAAAGCCGACCAGTGCCACGTACGCCCTTGCCTCGTAGAGGTTCAACTCAAAGTGCTCCTGGAGGAGCTCTACCATCTTGTCCTTAACCATCTTTACCACCACCGTATTTTCTATTTTGCATTTCGATTCCATCCCATATAACTTTTTTCCAAAGCATGTTAGTTCCAGCCGTTAGCTATCCACAATTTGTGGAGATGACTTCGCGGGATATTACGCCCATTGCGTATGCATGCAAACCCATTACTACATCAATGTTTTAAAAATTTTTGGTTTTACTTAACAGCAAATCCAAGACTGAAACTTTAAGGTAGACACAAAGCCCACTAAAATCGAGAAATATCACATGACGTCAAAGATGGACTCTCCACAAACATACCAAAGCCCAAAGAGAATGGGGGTCAGCTCGCAGCACCCTTTCCAACCCCCATGTGCTCCATTATCTCACGGTACAGCTCACCGAGAACCTCCTGGTAGTTTACCCCGTTCTCCTCGATAAGATCCATGACCCCCTCCAGCTCCCTCGTCTTCTCCTCGCTGACGAGTTCCTTATACTTGCTTATGAGATAGTGGTAGACCTTGATGCCCTGGTCCGTCGGCACGAGCTTCTTCCTTCCGCGCGTCTCGAGAACGTAATAGCGTTTTATCAGGGTCTCCAGGATTTTCGCATAGGTCGATGGCCTGCCTATCTTCCTCTCCTTCATGAGAGCTATGATATCGCCCTGGCTGTAGAGCGAAACCTTTGGAGCCTTCCACTTCTTGGCCTCGACTACCTTCAGCCTCGCGCCCTCCTCAAGCCTCGGGAGCTGCCTGAAAGGAGGTGAGCGGAGCTTCGTCCAGCCGTCCTCGATTACCTCAACGTAGCCTTCGAGCTCGGCCTTTCCAACACCCGCGTCGATAACCGCTCTCTCCATGAGGAGCTTCGCAGATTTCATCTGACTCGTCATAAAGCGCCTGAATATCATATCGTAGAGCCTGTAGTGGTTCCGCGTAAGGTTCTTAGGAAGCTGGATAACGCCATCGCGGACGAGCTGCATGAGCCTGCCGGTGTCTATCGGCCTCGTCGGCCTTATCGCCTCGTGGGTTCCCTCTTCGCCCCACGGCCTCGGCTTGAAGTACTCCTCGCCTATCTCCTGGGTTATGTACTCCTTCGCTATCTCTATTCCGGTGTTGCTGACGTGGGTGCTGTCTGTGCGGTGATAACTCGTCAGCCCCGCCTCAAAGAGGTCCTGAGCCAATCTCATCGTCTCAGGCGCCGAAAGCTTCAGGAACGTCGAGGCGTCCTTCAGCATTGCATCAGTGGTGTACGGTGGGGATGGGTTGAACTCCCTCTCCTCGAGGTGAACCTCTTCAACCGTGACGTACTCCGGCGGCTCGACATTCTTCCCATCCTTACCTATCTCTACTGTCACCTGGAGGCCGTTCTCAAGGGTTAGACCAAGGAAGTAGGTCTCGCTCTCGCTGAACTCCTTATAGCGCTCGATTATCCAGCCGAGAACTGGAGTCTGAACCCTTCCAGCCGAGAGGTTTCTGTTTTCAAAGACGCGCTGGAGCTCCTGGCTCAGTTCGAAGCCTATCCACCTGTCCTCTATCCTCCTGACGATCTGGGCGTTTACCCTGCCCTCGTTGACGTCCCTCGCCTCCTGGATGGCGCGCATTATGGCGGGCCTCGTCACCTCGTGGAACTCTATGCGCTTGATGTTCGGAGTATAAGGACTCAGCACGTTCCTTATGTCCCAGGCTATCTTCTCACCCTCGGTATCGGGGTCGGTCGCTATGAGAATCTCGTCTACCTCTTGGGCCAGCTCGCGCATCGCCCTGACGTTCTCGAGGGCGTCACGCACATTAGTGGAGCCACAGCGCGGGCAGACGCCCTTGTCCTCCCAATCAACGAACTGGTGACCGCAGTCGCGGCAGCGCTTTATGGTGTCATAGACAGGGATGAACCTCATCATGCCGTCCTTCTCGTCAATTAGAACACCATGATAGCCCTCATTCGTCACAAGGTCAAACATGTGGCCGCCGCTCGCTAAAATCGTCAGCATCATGTTCCCAATGCTGACCTCGTAGGCGACTAAGTCACCTATCCTCGTCTTGCTCGGCTGGCCGAAGAAGTTGGCTATGGTCCTGGCCTTGTTCGGGCTCTCGACTATCATGAGGGCAGACTTGACAAGGTCCTTGACCTTGGC
The sequence above is drawn from the Thermococcus pacificus genome and encodes:
- the hxlAB gene encoding bifunctional 3-hexulose-6-phosphate synthase/6-phospho-3-hexuloisomerase, which codes for MILQVALDLTDIEQAISIAEKAARGGAHWLEVGTPLIKKEGMRAVELMKRRFPDRKIVADLKTMDTGALEVEMAARHGADVVSILGVADDKTIMDAVEVARRYGIRVMVDLIGVKDKVKRAKELEKMGVHYILVHTGIDEQVQGKSPLEDLEKVVKAVKVPVAVAGGLNLQTIPKVVELGATIIIVGGAITKAEDPEDVTRKIIDLFWGEYMMTIRKAMTDITEHINGVAESLKLEQVRGFVDAMIGANKIFIYGAGRSGLVGKAFAMRLMHLDFNVYVVGETITPAFEQGDLLIAISGSGETKSIVDAAQIARAQGGKVVAITSYANSTLGKLADVVLEIPGRTKSDVPTDYIARQMLTKYKWIAPMGTLFEDSTMIFLDGVIALLMATFQKTEKDMKRKHATLE
- a CDS encoding arginase family protein, which codes for MVTFIPFGEKPNRDGVLYVLQFLKRNKLIEDYMIVESSRVELLPDRIPQDRAYIIGEHLATYGIVEKLRPNSLLSIDAHTDLMHDYLDHGSWLAYALKERLVNRAVVLAPVLMIPTTERTQLWTRRVKIFPALLRSRKVRGKWRAYKNLQTNDLLEILDETKKYLGREIYLTVDLDVLRPEYKIARFQHGELTLEELLEILEEVKKNFKISAFDIAEVSDRIRRSKLGKKAFAEVFQLLTG
- a CDS encoding helix-turn-helix domain-containing protein → MKNVKVLEALNDGPKTIEEIAEKTGIKPMEVRRYLLRFVEQGKVESYQKEGKLFWKIKEKSEEEEEFKYV
- a CDS encoding Sjogren's syndrome/scleroderma autoantigen 1 family protein — encoded protein: MKGPTEWEMRNIIMPLLLSGAKMLDRHCPKCGSPLFEKDGRVFCPVCEHRAKQEKSEMRGVEERLKEKLSELANSLPDDIDELEKHLRAMEKIIELLERYRKLEGGE
- the trmBL2 gene encoding HTH-type transcriptional regulator TrmBL2, with amino-acid sequence MVKDKMVELLQEHFELNLYEARAYVALVGFGVLTPAELASVSEVPAPRTYDVLRSLEKKGFAISQPGKVNKYRPVHPENILEKFIEEWQERVKEELEAKKKAKEELLQLMRPLIETEIPKYGVEKVWVVRGIRNATLKTKEMFEEVKEQILLADDGYIAINLESDLIKAIDNGAKAKIIVTPNVLQRLGTSKIMDYYKKGKLELKVLDKFELPMLICDDEVFFALEDMAARYFNYETQIWIKDFRVKALFEAKFNEYWEKAKKA
- a CDS encoding HAD family hydrolase, giving the protein MKAVFFDIDGTLLTEMPLIELFLPQVYEKLSKKLGIDRESARERFLREIFGRRDTYDWHDWNFFFKLFDLDMDYSELMKRYPHKIHVYPDTLPTLEWLKGEGYKLGVITSGPAYQRLKLELTGLSGYFDVIVTRDDVKAIKPEPKIFLHALENAGVEPEEALMVGDSLSQDVYGAKNVGMTAVWINRDGEPGYHMADYEIRTLHELRKILGGVE